One genomic segment of Polyodon spathula isolate WHYD16114869_AA chromosome 17, ASM1765450v1, whole genome shotgun sequence includes these proteins:
- the LOC121330202 gene encoding carbohydrate sulfotransferase 1-like, whose translation MQCSWKAVLLLAVASIAIQYTAIKTFTAKPFQICPVPNPQNCGLGQETDSFDRLCDEYPSFTYNITRKTHILILATTRSGSSFIGQLFNQHSNVFYLFEPLYHVQTTLIPRLSHSKNTADRRVMLGASRDLLRSLYDCDLYFLESYIKPQPVNHTTDKLFRRGASKALCSPPVCDAFRLSEVNIEEGDCIKKCAALNITLATDSCKDRRHVAIKVVRVPEINDLRALVEDPRLNLKIIQLVRDPRGILASRIETFRDTYRLWRIWRASGRKPYNLDLSQLTMVCEDFLNSVSTGLSRPPWLKGKYMVVRYEDLARNPLKKTKEIYEYVGMSMDSNVVQWIQTNTRGNNELSAKHKYGTVRDSAANAESWRLKLSFDMVDYTQTVCQQILNQLGYRIVESPEELKNTSLTLVEERNFSPFL comes from the coding sequence ATGCAATGTTCCTGGAAGGCTGTTCTCCTGCTTGCCGTGGCTTCTATAGCGATTCAGTACACAGCAATCAAGACATTTACAGCCAAGCCCTTCCAGATCTGCCCAGTGCCTAATCCACAGAACTGTGGGTTAGGACAAGAAACTGATTCCTTTGACAGACTATGTGATGAGTATCCTTCCTTTACTTACAATATCACCAGGAAGACGCATATTCTAATCCTGGCTACCACCAGAAGTGGTTCTTCTTTTATTGGGCAACTGTTTAATCAACATTCCaatgtgttttacttgtttgAACCTCTTTACCACGTGCAGACAACACTAATTCCCCGGCTGTCCCACAGCAAAAACACTGCAGATAGAAGGGTCATGCTGGGTGCCAGTCGTGACCTCTTGAGAAGTCTGTACGACTGTGACTTGTACTTTCTGGAAAGCTACATTAAACCTCAACCGGTGAATCACACGACAGACAAACTCTTCAGAAGAGGAGCGAGCAAAGCCTTGTGCTCGCCGCCGGTGTGCGACGCATTCCGTCTCAGCGAGGTCAACATCGAGGAAGgggattgcattaaaaaatgtgctgCTCTAAACATTACCTTGGCCACGGATTCCTGCAAAGACCGGAGACATGTTGCCATCAAAGTAGTGAGGGTTCCGGAAATCAACGATCTTCGGGCTTTGGTGGAAGACCCTCGGCTAAACCTGAAAATTATACAGCTGGTTCGAGATCCCAGGGGGATCCTGGCCTCCAGGATCGAAACCTTCCGAGATACCTACAGACTGTGGAGGATCTGGAGGGCTAGCGGCAGGAAACCGTACAACTTGGACTTGTCCCAGCTGACGATGGTCTGTGAGGATTTCCTGAATTCCGTCTCCACTGGGCTTAGCAGACCACCTTGGCTGAAAGGGAAGTACATGGTGGTGAGGTACGAGGATCTAGCAAGGAACCCGCTCAAGAAAACAAAGGAGATCTATGAATATGTGGGAATGTCCATGGACAGTAATGTGGTACAGTGGATACAAACCAACACTCGGGGAAACAATGAGTTATCAGCCAAGCATAAATACGGGACAGTAAGGGACTCGGCAGCGAATGCTGAAAGCTGGAGGTTAAAACTCTCTTTCGACATGGTAGACTACACCCAGACCGTTTGTCAACAGATTCTAAACCAACTGGGTTACAGGATCGTAGAATCCCCAGAGGAACTTAAAAACACCTCCCTGACGTTGGTTGAGGAAAGGAATTTTTCACCATTTTTGTAA